The window CCGAGCCCGTCACGCAGCCATTGCACCGCGGCCCCGGTGGTGAACACGCTGCCCTCGAGGGCGAAACCGCCGTTGGCGGTGGCCGTGGCGAGAAGTTGATGCTCGCTACGCACCGGCGCGTCGCCGACGTGCTGGAGCAGGAAGCAGCCGGTGCCATAGGTGTTCTTCGCCATGCCCGATTCGGTGCAGTGTTGGCCGAAGAGCGCCGCCTGCTGATCGCCGATGACTGCGGCGACCGGCACGTCATAACCGAGCACGTTCGTCGTTCCGAACACGCCGCCGCTGGCCCGGACCTCCGGCAACATTCCGAGCGGCACACCGAGCATCTCGGCCATGTCTTCCGACCATCGCCCCGCCGCCAGATCCCACAGCAACGTCCGGCTCGCGTTGGTCACGTCGGTCGCATGCACGCCACACAAGTGCCAGAGCAGCCAGCTGTCGATCGTGCCGAACTTCGCGTCCGCCGGTGGCTTCACTTTGTCGAGCAGCCATCGCATCTTCGTCCCGCTGAAGTACGGGTCCGGCGGACAACCAGTGATGCGGCGAACCGTGTCGGCGTCGAGCGAGCGGCAGAAGTCGGCCGTGCGGCGGTCCTGCCAGACGATCGCGCGATGCAGCGGCTCGCCGGCTTTGTCCCAGAGCACCACCGTCTCACGCTGATTGGTGATACCGATCGCATCAATGCGGTGGCCGGCCGCGGCCTCACGCATGACGGCGATGCCGTGGTCGAGAATCTCGGTCGCGTCATGTTCGACGTGGCCGGGCTTGGGAAAGTGCTGGGGCAGTTCGCGTTGTGCTGCCGCGAGAGGCCGGCCGGTCGGGTCGAACACGATCGCGCGGGTGCTTGTCGTGCCTTGGTCGAGGGCAAGGAACATGCGTCAACCGTACCGCGCGATGCGTGCCCGCTGAAGTTGACACGCCCCGCGCGATCAAATCAATCGGAGTTTGTTCATACCGTTGAGGGCGGCGACTTTGTATGTCTCGGCGAGCGTCGGGTAGTTGAAGACGTTGTTGACGAAAAAGTCGACCTTGCCGCCCAAGGCCATTGCGGTCTGGCCGATGTGAATGAGCTCGGTCGCGCCGGTACCGATGGCGTGGACGCCGAGGATGCTCCGGTCGTCCTGATGGATGAGCAGTTTGAGCATGCCTTGTTCATCACCGAGGAGTTGACCGCGTGCGATCTCCTTGTAGTTGGCGATGCCGGCCTCGTAGGGGATGCCCGCCTCGGTGAGTTGTTCCTCGGTTTTGCCGACCATGGAGATCTCGGGGATCGCGTAGATGCCGAACGGGAAGAGCTCGGGGATCGAGTGGGCCTCGACATTGAACGCATGACACGCGGCGAGCCGACCCTGCTCCATGCTCGTCGAAGCCAACGCGGGGAAACCGATGACGTCGCCCATCGCGTAGATGTGCGGCACATCGGTCTGGAAGTGTTCGTTGACCTTGAGTCGCTCGCGGTCGGACGCTTCGAGGCCGGCCTTCTTCACGTTCATCGCCGTGACAGTGCCCTGGCGACCAATGGCGTAGAGCAGGCTTTGGGCGCGGAGTTTCTTACCGCTTTCGAGTTTCGCTTCGACGAGCGGCATGTCGGGGATGCCGTCGCCGTTGGTGTCGCCGGGCACGACGGGCTGACCGATGTCGTTGGCGTGGGCTTTGAACTCTTCGTTGGCCACTTTGGCCGACTTCTTGGCAGCGTCGGACTTCATCTTGTCCGGGTCGATCATGCTGATTTCCTTGACCTTTTCGCCAAGGCGCATGGTGATGCCGTTCTGCCGCATGTGATACTGCATGGCCTCGGTGATCTCCTCGTCGACGAAGCCGAGCACTTGTCGGCGACCCTCGACGAGCGTCACCTTCACGCCGAGCGTCGCCATCATGCAC of the Planctomycetota bacterium genome contains:
- a CDS encoding glycerol kinase, which encodes MFLALDQGTTSTRAIVFDPTGRPLAAAQRELPQHFPKPGHVEHDATEILDHGIAVMREAAAGHRIDAIGITNQRETVVLWDKAGEPLHRAIVWQDRRTADFCRSLDADTVRRITGCPPDPYFSGTKMRWLLDKVKPPADAKFGTIDSWLLWHLCGVHATDVTNASRTLLWDLAAGRWSEDMAEMLGVPLGMLPEVRASGGVFGTTNVLGYDVPVAAVIGDQQAALFGQHCTESGMAKNTYGTGCFLLQHVGDAPVRSEHQLLATATANGGFALEGSVFTTGAAVQWLRDGLGIIANAADVEPLAASVSDSGGVTFVPALAGLGAPHWDADARGTIAGLTRGSTAAHIARATLDAIAHQTADVLEAMAADTGQRLTTLRVDGGAAANDLLMQTQADLLGVPVERPAYLETTALGAARLAGLTVGGWEDTDGGDVRRFDPEIGSGQREERRGEWSHAIAQCRT
- a CDS encoding NAD(P)(+) transhydrogenase (Si-specific), producing MRQFDAVVIGTGPAGQRAAIQAAKLGKRVAAIEKERVVGGAAINTGTIPSKALREAVLHLTGASKRGLFGQTFGVQKKVTLSDLIGVSQQVMMHEREVARSHLLRNGVELIEGFARFDDSHQVTVENTEQTERIKADFFFIATGTKPAMPESVPFEANRVFTSDGLLHLDRLPKSMIVVGGGVIGTEYACMMATLGVKVTLVEGRRQVLGFVDEEITEAMQYHMRQNGITMRLGEKVKEISMIDPDKMKSDAAKKSAKVANEEFKAHANDIGQPVVPGDTNGDGIPDMPLVEAKLESGKKLRAQSLLYAIGRQGTVTAMNVKKAGLEASDRERLKVNEHFQTDVPHIYAMGDVIGFPALASTSMEQGRLAACHAFNVEAHSIPELFPFGIYAIPEISMVGKTEEQLTEAGIPYEAGIANYKEIARGQLLGDEQGMLKLLIHQDDRSILGVHAIGTGATELIHIGQTAMALGGKVDFFVNNVFNYPTLAETYKVAALNGMNKLRLI